One window from the genome of Streptomyces cadmiisoli encodes:
- a CDS encoding RNA polymerase sigma factor, with protein sequence MDDPERLRGEPAALVRDPQLFEEFYRRHVDAMMRFVARRVDDPHTAADLTAEIFLAVLDSAHSYRPCRGSETAWLYGIARNVVSSERRRIARERERDLRICGRRLLEADDIARIEDKLDAASPGRHVLAALERLPEGERAVMELIAVDQLTVTEAAAALGIRQVTARVRLHRARKTLRQEADSKTTGTHHAAVRARSTGAGTGPADTSLPYVARGEA encoded by the coding sequence GTGGATGACCCGGAACGGTTACGGGGTGAGCCCGCTGCGTTGGTACGTGACCCGCAGCTCTTCGAGGAGTTCTACCGGCGCCACGTGGACGCGATGATGCGTTTCGTGGCCCGGCGCGTCGACGACCCGCATACCGCGGCCGACCTGACGGCCGAGATCTTCCTCGCCGTCCTTGACTCGGCCCATTCCTACCGGCCGTGCCGCGGCAGCGAGACCGCCTGGCTGTACGGCATCGCCCGCAACGTCGTCTCGTCGGAACGCCGCCGCATAGCCCGGGAGAGGGAACGCGATCTGCGCATCTGCGGGCGGCGACTGCTGGAGGCCGACGACATCGCCCGCATCGAGGACAAGCTCGATGCGGCCAGCCCCGGGCGGCACGTCCTGGCCGCGCTCGAAAGGCTCCCCGAGGGTGAACGGGCCGTCATGGAGCTGATCGCGGTGGACCAGCTCACGGTCACGGAGGCTGCGGCCGCGCTGGGCATCCGCCAGGTCACGGCCAGGGTCCGACTTCACCGTGCGCGCAAGACACTGCGGCAAGAGGCGGACTCCAAGACCACGGGCACGCATCACGCAGCTGTCCGGGCACGTTCCACGGGAGCGGGCACGGGGCCGGCGGACACATCGCTGCCGTACGTCGCGAGGGGAGAAGCATGA